ATTTGAATAATTTGGGTATGTCTTGTAATGTATGTGTTCATCATGTTACAGCTCAACTTTGGCATCCATGACTTGGTCATCTATCTGATCAAgtcttaaaggttttaaaacaaaaaCTGAATTTAAAAGATTTTAAAGAAAATTGACCCTGTGATATCTGCCATAAGGCAAAACAAACCAGGGAACCCTTTCCTCTTAGTGATCATAAATCACAAGAGTTAAATGATTTGTTGCATTTAGACCTTTGGGATCCTTTTAGAATTCAAAGTAATGAAGGgtataaatatattttaactgTTGTTGATTATTTTTCAAGGGCTGTGTGgattttttttttgttgaaaactaaaGAAGAAACCTTTGATAATGTTTTAGCTGTAATCAACTTAATTAAAAATCAGTTTAATAAAAATGTCAAAGTCTTAAGAAGTGATAATGGAACTGAATTTGTGAACAAcagaatgaataattttttaaaagcaAAAGGTGTGGTGCATCAAACTTCTTGTTCAtatactcctcaacaaaatggcaTTGTAGAAAGGAAATATAGACACTTTCTTAATGTAGCAAGTGCTCTTATGTTTCAAGGGGGGTTACCTTTAAATATGTGGAGTGATTGCATTTTAACTGCTTGCTATTTAAGGAGTTTTGGATGTTTATGTTATGCAACTGTTTTAAATTCTGAAAATAAGTTTTCTAGTAGATCTTACAAGTGTGTTTTGATTGGTTTTGGTAATGTTCAAAAAGGTTACAAATTGTTAAATTTGGAAAATAAAAGTATTCTGTTTTCTAGAGATGTAaaattttatgaaaacattttcCCTTTGAAATCTGAATCTGTTGATCTGAATTTTAATGCTGATACTTCTGATAAAaataatttgtatttgtttgatcaaattttttCAACAAACCAAAACATCTTAAGTTCCAATGATGAAGGGAGAGCTGAATATGATGGTGATGGTAGTGGTACTACAGGCTCCACTAGAGATAATAACATTACAAGAGATGATTCATCTCCTAGTAATGAAAGTGGTCCTAGTGATGGTCAAAGTACTTCTGCAACTCCCATGGATAATATATCATCTCCTGAGGGCAATAATTTTACAAATATTCACACTAGTCCTGCACACATTCAATCTGTCAGGAGGTCTACCAGGGAATTTGTTTTTCCAAAGAAATTTGATGATTTTTTAGTTGAAGGAAAACTCAAGTATGGTATTGAGAGAGTTGTTAATTATTCTTTTCTTAACACTGAAAATAGATGTTTTACCTCTAATTTGAACAAATCTTGTGAACCTAAAACCTATTTTGAAGCTTCTAAGGATAGTAACTGGGTTGAGGCTATGAATCAAGAAATGAAAGTTCTTAATAGGAATAATACATGGATTATTACCGATCTTCCTCATGATAGGAAACCTATTGGTAATAAATGGGTTTATAGGATTAAATATAAATCAAATGGAGAGATTaagaggtataaagctagacttgttgcaaaggaATATAGTCAAAAggagggaattgattatgatgaaaccttttctccTGTTGTGAAACAAGTAACAGTTAGATGTATTATTACATTAACTGTTCAAAATAATTGGACTCTTTATCAGTTGGATATTAATAATGCTTTTCTTTATGGAGACTTACATGAAGAGGTGTACATGAAATTACCTGAAGGTTATTTTTCATGTAATGATACTAAAGTTTGCAAGTTAACAAAGTCTttatatggattaaagcaagccccAAGGCAGTGGAATTTTAAATTAAATTCTGCTTTGGTGGAGCATGGCTTTAAACAAAGTGTTAGTGATCATTCTTTATATGTTAAGTCAAATGATGTTGTGTTTATAGCTTtgcttgtttatgttgatgatattgttataACTGGTAACAATGTTAAAGAAATTGACAAGTTTAAAGCTTTTCTTAAAACTAAATTTATGATAAAAGACCTTGGTGTTTTGAAATACTTTCTGGGAATTGAAATTCTACCTAATGATTCTGGTATCTGCATGAATCAAAGAAAGTATTGTCTTGAGCTATTAAATGATTATGGAATGCTTGGGTGTAAACCTATAGGCACTCCTATTGAGTCTAATGTGTGTGTTGAATGTAATCCAAGTTGCAAAGATGGTTTACTCAAAAATATTACTGAGTATCAAAAACTGGTAGGAAGATTAATTTATTTAACTCTTACTAGGCCTGATATTGCTTATTCTGTGCAAGTTTTAAGTCAATATATGCATGCTCCATTGCAGTCACATTTCAGTTTGGCTTTTAAGGTTTTGAGATATTTGAAAGGAGCTCCTGGAAAAAGGAGTTCAGATTGTTAAAAGTAATTCACTTAAGTTGCATGCTTTCAGTGACTCTGACTATGCTAAGTTCAAGCTTGACAAAAAATCTGTTACATGATACTTGGTTTATTTTTGTGATTCTTTGGTAACTTGGAAAAGTAAAAAGCAGGCTACAATCTCCAGGTCTTCAGCAGAAGCTGAATATAGGGCTATGGGTTCTACAGCCTGTGAAATTATTTGGATTAAAAACTTGCTTTCTGAACTAAATATCGCTGTTGAACTGCCAATTAATATTTTTTGTGATAATAGTTCAGCTTTACAACTTGTAGCAAACCCTGTTTTTCATGAAAGGACAAAGCATTTTGAAATTGATGTTCATTATATAAGGTATAAGGTTGCTACAGGTATCATCAAAACTTTAAAAGTTAGTTCTAGTGACCAACTTGCAGATATCTTAACCAAAGGGTTAAGTGTAGGTCAACATGAACAATTGGTTTCTCAATTGGGATTGATTGActtatttcaaaataagtttgaggGGGAATGTTCAAAATGATATATCATTCAAACTTATTTTGAATAATAttgttttattatttcttatttgtgGTGTTTTCTAGAAATGTAACAAGTTTTTCAAGGATGATGCTCTTGGTTGCTGAGTAGCAGCTTACTTGAAGAGTTGCAGTCTGGATTTTATTCAAGATTGCTTTGGATTACATTTGAAGATTATATTATTATTGCTTATAATAGAAGGTGTCTTTGAAGATTAAATTATTCTGGATTGGGCTAAAATTCTTTTATCAAGCTTATTAGACAAGCCCAACTACTGATACAAGCCCAACTAGTGGTACAAGCCTACAAGTCGAGCAATATATAAGAAGACCCTATCTTCCTAATTagggttaacattctcattctatATTGATCAGCTATCGATTAATCAATCTCTGATCAATCTTCTTATTCTCCAGATTTCTATTTTGTGTTTGAGAGATCAATACACATCTTGTGTTATTGATTAAGTGTTTTCTTTATTCTTGTATActcgtttgatgtgagtatagagttAATAGTGTTAATTTTGGTAGATTGTGATTTCTGGATTGATTCTTTGTTGTGTAATCGTGTTTCTGATTGATTAGTGAAGATTATTGTTCGTTTGTATTAAGTTTTCATGGTATCAGAGCAGATACGCTCTTAATTGTGTTGCAATTGAAGTTCTAGGGTTTGTTCGTGATCCAGTGTTTGTAGCTATTGTTTAAAGGCTTCTTCGAGGTCAAGAGGGTTTTATTTGGGTTCGATTAACGACCTGTGTGTTGTGGGTGGTGATTGATATTGAAACCCTAATTTTctcaaattagggttagggtttctaCCTCTCAATTGAAGTCTTTCGCTGATTGTTTCTTCTGTTTCTCTGGTTTCTCTTGATCTTCAAAGGGGAGTCTCGCGTTTATTCATATTATTTGGCTTTCCTATTTGCTTTACTGTTTATTATATGTGTGTTGTTGATTATCTGATTTGcaatttacaaattaattaatcacTGTGCCCAACTCTTGATCCAAGTTCTTGAAACTTGTGAAAACCTGATCAAGCACAGTTCAGATTAGTTAATTGATTAATTGTGTTTGTTACTCTTTTTGATATATTACTGCTTATTTGTTTGTCTTGTTTTGTGTGTTAAAATGGTTGATGGTACTTCTGCTAcacagattaataaattggattttagtGATCCACTTTATCTTCATTCTAATGACACAAATTGAACACCAATAACTTCAATCAAATTAAAAGGAACAGAAAATTATAACATTTGGAGTAGGTCAATGAAATTGGCTCTTTCTACTAAAAATAAAATGGAATTTATTAATGGTTCTGTTTTAAGAAGTAAAACTGATGAGGTTCTTGCCTCTCAATGGGATAGATGCAACTCTGTTGTACTATCCTGGATTCTTGGGTCTATTACTAAAGATCTGTATTGTGGTCAAATATTTTCAACTAATGCTACTGAGGTATGGAATGAACTTAAAGAAACAAATGATAAGATTGATACTTCTGCTATCTTTAACTTGCATCAACAAATCAATACACTTAAACAAAATGATAGTACTCTTTCTGAGTATTATCATAAACTTAATACTTTGTGGAAACAGTATGATGCAATGGTGTCCTCACCAGATTTTACTTGTGGTGCAACTGCTTGTTCTTGTGAAGCAGCTACATCACACAAAGAGCATAAGAAAATGATGAAATTGATGCAGTTTTTAATGGGCTTAAGTGATGAATATACTACTGTTAGAAGTAAAATCTTGTTGAGAGATTCTGTTCTAGATGTTAAAGAAGCTTATGCTATTATTTCAAGAGAAGAATCACATAAAGGAATCTCAAATGATAAAATTAGTAAAACTCGGGCTAATACATTTGTGGCTCAAtctaataatacatttaataaggCTGGTAATAATTCTGGAAATTAtcaaaacaataataattataacggAAATCAAAACCAAACCTTAAAATGTAAAAAATGCAATAAGCTGGGTCACACTATTGATAGATGTTTTGAGATTATTGGTTATCCACCATCCTTCAGAAGAAGGGTTAGTGGAAATCAAAACAATGTAAATTCTGGAAATAGATCTTATTCTAATAATAGTGTGTCTAATAAGGATGATTCTGCAAATGTGAATTCTGCTCCTGCAAGTCTAACACACGAACAATTGATGAAGCTTCTAAGTTTGATTAATGACAATGCATCTCCTGTTGATGCTAGTGCCAACATGGCAGGTACTTTTGTAAATCATAATGTGTTCTTTAATACTAATTTTAAAAGATTCTTCAATAGtcacattaatgataaaatgaaaaataaaagccaaggttGGATAATTGATTCTGGAGCAAATCAACACATGACTGTATCTGAAACTGGATTAATTAATTTGGTTGATATTTCTTAACTAAATTTAACCGTTGGTCATCCAAATGGAACTCAAGCTAAAGTCATTAAAGTGGGAAATTTGAAATTATCAAATAATATCATACTTCATGATGTTCTGGTTGTACCAGAATACTGTGTTAGTTTGTTATCTGTTTTTAAGCTATCTAAAGATAGTAGTTGGGATCAAGTTTGTTGGAAGTTTCTTGTCGAACATGAGCTTCACAACCCCAAACTTTCAAATAAGATAAATTTGGAACCTTTCCataccataactcatatggtgtcttattTACCTTTTTGGTTGGTACCATATTTAATATGCGAGCAACAGATAATAAGGCATAGGTCCAGAAAGATGGAGGAAGTGAAGTTTGAttcatcatagatcaaaccatatcaagtagggttcgattcctcctctcataaacaccattatgttgtggtgttccgggtggagtgcaTTGTGAAATAATTCCACAATTCTTTAGATGATCGTCAAACTCTTGACACAAGTACTCACCTCCTCGATTCGATCGAAGAACCTTTATCGTTTTGCCTAGCTAATTTTGAACCTCATTTTGAAATACCTTGAACATTTCAAATGCCTCATGTTTATGTTTCAATAAGTAAACATAACCAAATCTACtaaaatcatcagtaaatgtaatgaagtatctttcaccattttttgacatagttctaaaaggaccGCATACATCGAAATGTATAAGTCCCAAAAGATCCTTTACTGTTTCTTCAGAACCGgagaaaggtgcctttgtcatctTCTCGCTTAAAcatgattcacatacatcaaatgactcagagttagttgattttaaaattccatcagattggagtttggtTATGcatttcttgtttatgtgaccaagacgacaatgccatagataagtTTGATTCAAGTCATGCTTGGATCTTTTGGTGTTTATGTTATACATAGAATTATTATTGGATGAATCTTGTATGTCAACTTCATATATTCCATTGTGAGGGCGTgcctcaaaataaaaaaaatatctttaTTGAAAACCGAAATATTACCATTTGGAAAAGCATACTAGTAACCATATTCATACAATCATGCAGCTGAAATAATGTTCCTAGTTAAACTAGGTACATaataacaattatttaatattaaatacaaGCCATTTGGTAATAAAGTTCATAAATGCCTATTACTACGACCGCAACATGTGCTCCGTTGCCAACATGCAATACCAAATCGCCTGGTTTCAGCTTCTTAATCTTTCTTACTCCCTGCATATTattacaaatgtgagttccacaaccagtatcaaatacCCATGAATTACTAGAGAAAGCAAATAGTTCTATCATATAGATACCTGAGGTGCTGGCATTGCTAGCCTTTGTATTTTTCAACTCTGCAAGGTAAGTCGGGCAGTTTCGCTTCCAATGACCAATTTCTCCACAATGGAAACAAGTGGCATCTTTGGCAGGTTTTTCTTTCTTCTTGACAGAATCCTTTGGGACAAACTTTTTGCCTTTGTAGTTGCCTTGACTCTTAGGTTTGCATTTACCATTGCCTTTGGCTTGTGGCTTCTTGATTTTTCCTTCCCGAATCATGAGTACTTCAGAGGTTTTGGATGGAATAATCTTCTCGGCAGTCTTAAGCATTAAATGCAACCCTGAGATAGATTTCTCCCAATTGTTCATATTGTAGTTCAAGATGAACTGATCATATGACTTTGGTAGTGAGTTGAGGATCAAGTCTATTGCCAACTCAGGACCAATGGAAGATCCAAGCCTCTCAAGTTGATCTATGTAGCTCTTCATTTTTAGAACATAAGAGCGTACAGATGTCCCCTCTGCTATCTTATATGCGTGTAACGCTCTGACAGTTTCAAAGCGTTGTTGCCtagcttgttgttggaacatttcCTTTAGCTGCTTAAGCATCTCAAAGGCATCATGATGCTCCAGGTCCTTTTGCAAGTCTGGAATCATGGTGGCTAACATGAGGCATGCTACCTCTATGGAGTCATCCGTGTGCTTAGTCCAAGCATCTCGGATGCTCTTAGTGGCATTAGCAGGGGGTTCCTCGGGAACGGgtcctgaaatgccccgttcatattaattataaacgtttcatattaattggtttctttgcgaggtttgacctctatatgagacgtttttcaaatcttgcattcgtttttaaaaactacTATAACCTTTATTAttcaataaaggtcttaatgacataatttagattgtctatcaaagacaatctcctcaaataaataagtttttacacaacccattacaatatgatcaaatatattacaacaaatactccgaatgcaagtttaaacaatataaacaattataccgactccaaatcttgaccttgggttggcatacgacagcggaagcatttttaatattcacctgagaataaacatgcttaaaacgtcaacaaaaatattggtgagtcataggtttaatttctatataataatcataacatttaataagccacaagatttcatttaattaaatgcgcaggatcattacaactgcaaaaatcattcatacgatgagtcacctggtaaccgaccttaacatagagcgcttaagatatctggcatcatacattccactattcaaatgtatgacaagaacccttcgaagtactaaagcatttccactattcgaaaatgggggtggttggtgcccgtagatctacctttagaattcgcgtcaattagtgtttttcactaattcttaggttaccaagcataataataataagtacagatatccggtataacaaaacagtcgtagaatgtagtttcatgaacttgtgcttattttgtaaaacatttataaatttgcatgtattctcatcccaaaataatttagatagtaaaaatgggactataactcacttgtgatgatttccgaatagatggtgataagacttggccttttgacaaattcacgaacctaataataatattcttgtgtcaagatatatatatatatatatatatatatatatatatatatatatatatatatatatatatataaaattaatattccatacttatgatacttgtgataatttttattgtccattgttagtagtccaacattcgtagtccaatagtccaatagtccaacagtataaatatatatataaatataaatgcgtatattgtgttagaattcactaacactataatatattatcttaatataataagacacataatatgtatattgtctgaagcaatccgcgacccattgtatacatgtctcaggctcgatcacaactcaaagtatataatattttggaatccacttcgacccacagctaactcgaaattactgccaatggtgtcttatagttcgttccaataatatatatagaagaaatctaaatgatatgtcaaaacgctgtatacggatccacggtgatcaagtcatatatatatatacatatggtgccttacgatctttattaagactataatatattgtcgtagaacttaatcacgactattataaattgtatttccataagttcgggaacaatacatgtataaatacatgtaggatacaaggtaagttagctaggataaggttagcatccatttttattaatcaaaaccgtagctaaaaacaagcaaaaatatccaattttgttttacccataatttcttcattacaaatccgttttgagtgattcgagttgccatggtttcgtattgaactaaaaattattaatattaacagaaaaagtataagtttatagtctaaaatacagcttaggtgtcaaataagagaagatagtcatatccgtcgtaagaacgacatcttgatgacccttttgaaaaacatacttccacttagagtttaacgatggattttggatatatttcatatccatataaaataagatttttcaccaaaggaaatcttttaattcaaagtttaagataggttttttaaaattaaacccaaaactgcctccgatgatctatgacggcgtatgttcagttttaaggtgttcttcgtgtttacaagttttatatccttatgttagcttgacatactgtcataatacatgtgttgaagtattttaaaagtcaagttagaaggattaaatttgtttgtgaacaagtttagaattaatctaaactatgttcttgttgttgtaagttataaactcgtaataagatagctatatggatatgaatcgaaaaagattatgaatacggtgactacctcaaattaaatgaacaaagttgctgagaaaataagatgataatcttgtgatcaaagatatccttgatggcttgcaatccttggagtagaatcatagaatgaacaaaagttcgaataagatttctatcttgaattaagatagttataagtatatgaattgaaccaaagcttatatatgattcttaccttgataaagaggagtagatgatttaacaaagtgttcttgaagctagtttatgatcaaagtgaatgaagattttctagtacttgaagtatgtgtgtttaaagagtgtttaaagagtaagaaatggagagaatacttgaagttcttgtgtgtgagtattatgagagtgaaggtaagttaaatagctgatatgaataagtaaaaagagtgttaaaagtcatggttcatgcatatggttaagagactttatcaaaatttggaatatagcataataatgcaaactagaagttaaatgttggttcccacaagtctccatcatgtttatccttgtcttgtgactcatagggcttctaaggaggctataattggtatttcatattagtatatacacatagtatttaagtatggaagctgggtatgatacgagtgtaaataccgaatgaatacgaatagaattcttgatggaattgaatgagattatgagtatagctatctttgttgagtataagtatgttagtatatatgtttaagtccttcaaaagtgtattaatacatattaatacaatacatatacatacattttaatttagaagttattacaacgttaatcgttatatatatatatatatatatatatatatatatatatatatatatatatatatatatatatatatatatatatatatatatatataatcttgaagtctttaagttagtaatctcattttatgtatataaccaattgttattatatttaatgagatacttaaatatcattttatcaaatcataagtatatatatatatatccatatatacatcattatataattatttcgagttatgacgttcgtgaatcgtcagacaaactgggtggccaaacatttgtataaaattcatttcaaataaccaaatcttaatgagtttgattgcttaacatgttggaaacattaattatataaatattaatcttctatatattagcggaaaaatccgggtcgttacattacacacccgttaaattaaatttcatcccgaaatttagaattgtacctagttaacgtgcgatatcgggaaacaaatgtgggtacttcagcttcatttggtcttctcattctcaagtaaattcaggtcctctatgagcattccatcgaaccttaacgattggtatcttactttgtttgagtcgtttgacctcactatccataatttcgacgggttctttgatgaaatttagtttctcgtcaatcttaatttcatctaaagggataatgagatcttcagtagctaggcatttcttcaggttcaaaacatgaaaggtgttgtgaatcctttctaattgtggaggtagctcaagtcgataggccaccggcccaatgcgtttttcaatcttgaatggcccaatgtatcttgggctcaatttcccccgctttccaaaacgactaacacctttccaaggtgataccttaagcataaccatatcaccctcctcaaactctaaaggttttctcctaacatctgcatagctcttttgtcgactccgggctgttttcaatcgttgctgaatctgaatgattttatcggtggttttttggataatttctggacctgtaatctgtttatcccccacatcactccaacaaatcggagacctgcacttcctaccataatgtgcctcgaatggtgccgcctcaatactagaatggtagctgttgttgtagaataactcagctaacggtagatgtcgatcccaactgcttccaaaatcaataacacatgctcgtagcatgccttcgagtgtctgaatcgtcctttcactctgcccatcactttatggatgataggcagtacttaaatctagacgagttcccaacgcttagtgtaatgcctgccagaatctggaagtaaatctgctatcacgatcagagataatagagattggtataccatgtcttgaaacaacttctttcaggtataatcatgctaatttctctataccatcctcttcttttattggcagaaagtgtgctgacttagtaagaccatcgactattacccaaatcatatcataaccacctgcggttcttggtaacttagcaatgaaatccatggtaatgttttcccatttccattctgggatttcaggttgttggagtagacccgatggtttctgatgttcagctttgactttagaacaagtcaaacatgctcctacatatgtggctatatcggccttcattcctggccaccaaaagtttctcttgaggtcttggtacattttccccgctccgggatgtattgaatatctggttttatgtgcttcatctagtaccactttcctcaaatccccattctttggtacccaaattcttttagctaaatacctggttccatcttcccgaatattaagctatttttctaatcctttgggtatttcctttccaaaaattccttccttcaaaacctcctgttgtgcctcttttattcgagtagtaagattagtatgaataatcatgttcatagcttttactcgaataggttctctt
This window of the Rutidosis leptorrhynchoides isolate AG116_Rl617_1_P2 chromosome 7, CSIRO_AGI_Rlap_v1, whole genome shotgun sequence genome carries:
- the LOC139860159 gene encoding uncharacterized protein, with the protein product MEFINGSVLRSKTDEVLASQWDRCNSVVLSWILGSITKDLYCGQIFSTNATEVWNELKETNDKIDTSAIFNLHQQINTLKQNDSTLSEYYHKLNTLWKQYDAMVSSPDFTCGATACSCEAATSHKEHKKMMKLMQFLMGLSDEYTTVRSKILLRDSVLDVKEAYAIISREESHKGISNDKISKTRANTFVAQSNNTFNKAGNNSGNYQNNNNYNGNQNQTLKCKKCNKLGHTIDRCFEIIGYPPSFRRRVSGNQNNVNSGNRSYSNNSVSNKDDSANVNSAPASLTHEQLMKLLSLINDNASPVDASANMAEYCVSLLSVFKLSKDSSWDQIIRHRSRKMEEVKFDSS